From Montipora foliosa isolate CH-2021 chromosome 6, ASM3666993v2, whole genome shotgun sequence, a single genomic window includes:
- the LOC138005001 gene encoding uncharacterized protein, translating into MPRRNRIPFEHSERLVRAFEDVNEDYLIVADTLGINRSTARSIVSRYVREGRIAERPRGGPNHVRVDNEMRDCLNDILNENCLLTLTQLNQELRQRLPRKPRICDRTVARTLEGMLFRVKLARPVPADRNRPDVIQKRLDYANWFMGHAVVNHSVFIDECGYNIWTARTHGRARRGERAYRQVCGQRGRNVTVTMAISPTNGLVFHSACIGGMNAQRFDDFLAQTRLNLDPDEHVIFIYDGAPAHNNPAIPGPNTELKKLPPYSPFLNIVEQAISSLKAAIKADISRPEIQEQMNNREEARRQGIALGNYRTQLLQQALQRNIGTITAAKCGQWYRFMQTYLPRCLMKQLRDKSFSEFDIRSFKNKCYYDCNVCLTALKTVTFMEMIV; encoded by the coding sequence ATGCCAAGAAGAAACAGAATCCCATTTGAACACAGCGAAAGGTTAGTCAGGGCCTTTGAAGATGTTAACGAAGACTATCTAATAGTTGCAGATACACTTGGAATCAACAGATCCACAGCCAGAAGTATTGTGTCGAGATATgtaagagaaggcagaatcgcgGAAAGACCACGTGGAGGCCCAAACCATGTTAGGGTAGATAATGAGATGAGAGATTGCCTCAATGACATTTTGAACGAAAATTGCTTACTGACTCTCACACAGCTTAATCAAGAATTGAGACAACGCCTTCCTCGAAAACCCAGAATCTGCGACCGCACTGTGGCAAGAACTTTGGAAGGAATGTTGTTTCGTGTAAAACTGGCCAGGCCTGTTCCTGCGGATAGAAACCGTCCTGATGTCATTCAGAAACGACTGGACTATGCCAACTGGTTCATGGGCCATGCTGTAGTGAACCACAGTGTTTTCATAGACGAATGTGGATACAATATTTGGACGGCAAGAACTCACGGGAGAGCAAGGAGAGGGGAACGGGCCTACAGACAGGTCTGTGGTCAGCGAGGAAGAAATGTAACTGTCACAATGGCCATTTCACCCACCAATGGTCTGGTTTTCCACTCTGCATGTATTGGTGGGATGAATGCACAAAGATTTGATGACTTCTTGGCACAAACAAGACTAAACCTTGATCCAGATGaacatgttatcttcatctATGACGGAGCGCCAGCCCACAATAACCCTGCTATTCCCGGTCCCAACACAGAACTAAAAAAGTTACCACCCTACAGTCCATTCTTGAACATTGTAGAACAAGCAATAAGTTCCTTGAAAGCGGCCATCAAAGCAGATATCAGCCGTCCTGAGATACAGGAACAGATGAATAACAGAGAAGAAGCAAGACGCCAGGGAATTGCTCTAGGAAATTATCGCACTCAGCTGTTGCAGCAAGCCCTACAACGAAACATTGGTACCATTACGGCAGCTAAATGTGGGCAATGGTATCGTTTTATGCAAACGTATTTGCCACGATGCCTCATGAAGCAATTGAGGGATAAATCGTTCAGCGAATTTGATATTCGCTctttcaaaaataaatgttattatgaCTGTAATGTTTGTCTCACCGCACTAAAGACTGTTACCTTCATGGAAATGATTGTATAA
- the LOC138008650 gene encoding DBH-like monooxygenase protein 1 homolog: MALSTNVFAFLAPVLLSCAFRRVDALSYASIDSGDDKFKLQWAYDNERLIFNMTCKTTGWCAVGFTTTADGRRMLNYDIALGGVALNAGYLDGYQSTGFAVPPKDPTPDYNLIQATEENGFTNVQFDRIPTTEGDDKDVQFGGNTEVWIVWAWKNNADAQIGLNRNLKHTATGISTRKYNLFKEAKGNTGNRKARSPALTLAILPLVARTLAPF, from the exons ATGGCGCTCTCGACAAATGTCTTCGCTTTCCTGGCACCAGTCTTGCTTTCTTGTGCGTTTCGTAGGGTCGATGCACTGAGTTACGCCAGCATTGACTCTGGTGATGATAAGTTCAAGCTTCAATGGGCGTACGACAATGAGAGGTTAATCTTCAACATGACTTGTAAAACAACAGGCTGGTGTGCGGTTGGTTTCACCACAACCGCTGACGGAAGACGAATGCTGAACTACGACATAGCTCTTGGTGGTGTGGCATTAAATGCAGGGTACCTTGAT ggaTACCAAAGCACGGGATTTGCAGTGCCACCAAAGGACCCGACACCAGACTACAATTTGATACAAGCCACTGAAGAAAACGGATTTACTAATGTGCAATTTGATAGGATTCCGACCACAGAAGGCGACGACAAAGATGTTCAGTTTGGG GGTAATACCGAAGTCTGGATCGTGTGGGCATGGAAAAACAACGCCGATGCTCAAATAGGCCTTAATAGAAACCTTAAACACACCGCCACGGGAATATCGACACGGAAATACAACTTGTTTAAGGAGGCAAAAGGGAACACAGGCAACAGGAAGGCGCGGTCACCAGCTTTGACCCTGGCGATTTTGCCGCTCGTTGCTCGTACTCTGGCGCCATTCTAA
- the LOC138005000 gene encoding uncharacterized protein — MWTQHWPITELKQINREGRKVILENGGKHPCVSTSMLSLSRDKGGRGLRSIETDYKETKVKAAVSLYQNRDPAMKMVRDFEERAESVGHQALTKEAAAYAKEYGLQLQLEYPDPVCVTEEGEVIPGKKVKNLLKRHRESRVREEIREQRWQGKLVMEREKLSAEQCFGWLSDWRTCPTHTIAGMFELYEQLLPTRLYTIHKTRVSNSSDSACRLCGTAPEGMAHVLSACPALAQTKYLARHDAVLKVLFFEIIFDLGLIDSVPPWYSPIKPQSVYETAEVQAYWDVPVYGEYQELRANRVDARIVNN, encoded by the coding sequence ATGTGGACTCAGCACTGGCCAATAACAGAGCTGAAGCAAATAAACAGAGAGGGACGCAAAGTTATTTTAGAGAACGGAGGCAAGCATCCCTGTGTTTCAACATCCATGTTATCCCTGTCACGTGATAAGGGTGGGAGGGGGTTGCGCTCCATCGAGACAGATTATAAAGAAACTAAGGTGAAAGCAGCGGTCAGTCTGTATCAGAACAGAGATCCGGCTATGAAGATGGTACGGGACTTCGAGGAGCGTGCGGAGAGCGTGGGGCATCAAGCACTGACGAAGGAAGCGGCGGCGTACGCGAAGGAGTATGGTCTGCAGCTACAGCTTGAATACCCTGATCCAGTCTGTGTCACAGAGGAGGGAGAGGTGATACCTGGAAAAAAGGTAAAGAATCTTCTCAAGAGACATCGAGAATCAAGAGTACGGGAGGAGATTAGAGAACagagatggcaaggaaagctggtAATGGAAAGAGAAAAGCTAAGTGCTGAGCAGTGCTTTGGGTGGCTGAGCGACTGGCGAACCTGcccaacacacaccatcgcgggCATGTTTGAGCTTTACGAACAGCTGTTACCAACACGGTTGTACACCATCCATAAGACACGTGTGAGCAATAGTAGTGATTCGGCATGTAGGCTGTGTGGTACAGCGCCAGAGGGCATGGCCCACGTCTTGTCTGCCTGCCCAGCGCTTGCACAAACCAAGTACCTTGCAAGACATGACGCAGTCTTGAAGGTCCTGTTCTTCGAGAtcatctttgacttgggcctgaTAGACAGTGTACCCCCGTGGTATTCACCTATCAAGCCACAGTCAGTCTATGAAACAGCAGAGGTACAGGCGTATTGGGATGTTCCGGTATATGGAGAGTACCAAGAGCTCAGAGCAAATAGAGTAGACGCTAGGATCGTTAACAATTGA